A genomic window from Lotus japonicus ecotype B-129 chromosome 1, LjGifu_v1.2 includes:
- the LOC130732443 gene encoding protein MIZU-KUSSEI 1 yields the protein MAIDTLRRFLLPCFFPTTTTTTTTKTPSSISKKNRPRTSTSTTTTTNSHPSSSSSATSSPKTTLAPPRPSKSMVIGTIFGNRRGHVWFCIQHDRLSLKPSLLLELPLSTTDLVREMRNGLLRIALECSPSPDSPSSSCPLRSVPVWTAFCNGRKAGFSARRRAGHRVREILRTMLCISVGAGVIPSSGQDELMYMRANFEHVVGNNDSESFHLINPDECPGQELSVFLLRSRLGLK from the coding sequence ATGGCAATCGACACCCTCCGTCGATTCCTTCTCCCTTGTTTCTtcccaaccaccaccaccaccaccaccaccaagacACCCTCCTCTATATCCAAGAAAAACCGCCCCCGCACCAGCACTagcacaaccaccaccactaaCTCCCACCCTTCCTCATCCTCCTCCGCCACATCATCCCCCAAAACAACCTTAGCCCCACCACGACCCTCAAAATCAATGGTCATCGGAACCATCTTCGGCAACCGCCGCGGCCACGTCTGGTTCTGCATCCAGCACGACCGTCTCTCCCTCAAACCCTCCCTCCTCCTCGAACTCCCTCTCTCCACCACCGACCTCGTCCGCGAAATGCGCAACGGCCTCCTCCGTATCGCCCTTGAGTGCTCCCCTTCCCCTGACAGCCCCTCCTCCTCCTGCCCCCTCCGCTCTGTCCCCGTCTGGACCGCCTTCTGCAACGGCCGCAAGGCCGGATTCTCCGCCCGCCGCCGCGCCGGTCACCGCGTCCGTGAAATCCTCCGCACCATGCTCTGCATCTCCGTCGGTGCCGGCGTCATTCCCTCCTCCGGCCAGGATGAGCTCATGTACATGCGCGCCAACTTCGAGCACGTCGTCGGCAACAACGACTCCGAGTCGTTTCACCTCATCAACCCGGACGAGTGCCCCGGTCAGGAACTCAGTGTTTTCTTGCTCCGATCCAGACTCGGCCTCAAATGA
- the LOC130729259 gene encoding BEL1-like homeodomain protein 9, with translation MAEGFEHYHVPQQSRRDKLRVLEPSPILHPLPSSLYDPSLISSDLLACVNNNQQGHHDVFHGGKATNQGGGGSVKEERSNLMMGFVNSGAGGSSSSSSPPASVSHHGYLDPFLYPPQNLQSFREFDYNDGSGIMVFKPEPLSLSLSSHNKNTHHHALELNLDQRYGAIYGDKVGGGGGGGVVPVVVGGGSGGCASNEVSRNSTVVPVRPFTGYSSVLKGSRFLRPAQQLLEDLCDIGVRGVYSEKITADASLMETPAESLSASGIVVDDSLGDVNEGRKNKSRLLTMLDEVYRRYKLYYQQMHAVVTSFEYVAGLGNAAPYASLAVNAMSKHFRCLKNAITDRLQFINKTHFQMSNRKDESPRFRGSDRGGPYGQRSTGFLEHQQPVWRPQRGLPERAVSVLRAWLFEHFLHPYPTDTDKLMLSKQTGLSRSQVSNWFINARVRLWKPMVEEIHMLESQQSQKTSQREEHSRNNLSDHLLPSDNITENPSTSTHKFRTRDELPNMLVRSQEQLNQQTNTSNIQQVGIGGSMGSTGAGNNGVSLTLGLHQNHGIGLSEPFRMSQRFGLALQPEAVYVTSGFESHNRHFGRDVIGGQLLHDFVG, from the exons ATGGCTGAGGGTTTTGAGCACTATCATGTCCCACAACAAAGTAGAAGAGATAAGCTTAGAGTTCTTGAACCTTCACCTATCCTTCACCCTTTACCTTCTTCTCTCTACGACCCTTCACTTATTTCCTCTGATTTGTTAGCTTGTGTCAACAACAACCAACAAGGTCATCATGATGTGTTTCATGGTGGTAAAGCAACAAACCAAGGTGGTGGCGGTTCTGTGAAAGAAGAACGTTCCAATTTGATGATGGGGTTTGTGAATAGTGGCGCCGGtggttcttcctcttcttcttctcctcctgcTTCTGTTTCCCACCACGGTTACTTGGATCCTTTTCTTTACCCTCCTCAGAACCTCCAGAGCTTTCGAGAATTTGATTACAATGATGGAAGTGGAATAATGGTGTTCAAGCCTGAGCCTTTGTCTCTGTCTTTGTCATCCCACAACAAAAACACTCATCACCACGCGCTGGAGCTGAATCTTGATCAGCGATATGGGGCTATTTATGGAGAcaaggttggtggtggtggcggtggtggtgtggTTCCGGTGGTTGTTGGAGGAGGAAGTGGTGGTTGTGCCTCGAATGAAGTTTCGAGGAACTCTACGGTTGTTCCTGTGAGACCATTTACGGGGTATTCATCGGTGTTGAAGGGATCGAGGTTCTTGAGGCCTGCACAGCAATTATTGGAAGATCTGTGTGATATTGGGGTTCGTGGAGTTTACAGTGAGAAAATTACTGCGGATGCGTCGTTGATGGAAACTCCTGCGGAGAGTTTGAGTGCTAGTGGGATTGTTGTGGATGATTCACTTGGGGATGTGAATGAAGGTAGGAAGAACAAGTCCAGGTTATTAACCATGCTTGATGAG GTATATAGGAGGTACAAGCTGTACTATCAACAGATGCATGCAGTTGTGACTTCATTTGAGTATGTTGCCGGCCTCGGTAATGCAGCCCCCTATGCTAGTTTGGCCGTAAATGCCATGTCTAAACATTTTAGATGCTTGAAGAATGCGATCACTGACCGGCTTCAGTTTATCAACAAGACTCATTTTCAGATGAGCAATAGGAAGGATGAATCTCCAAGGTTTCGTGGCAGTGATAGAGGAGGCCCTTACGGCCAAAGGTCGACAGGGTTTCTAGAGCATCAACAACCTGTTTGGCGACCTCAAAGAGGTCTCCCTGAGCGTGCCGTGAGTGTCCTGAGGGCATGGTTGTTTGAACATTTTCTGCACCC TTATCCTACTGATACGGACAAACTAATGTTGTCTAAACAAACTGGTCTATCTCGTAGCCAG GTGTCTAATTGGTTTATTAATGCAAGAGTAAGGCTTTGGAAACCAATGGTGGAAGAAATACACATGCTTGAATCACAACAATCTCAAAAGACATCACAGAGGGAAGAACATAGTAGGAACAATCTGAGTGATCATCTTTTACCTTCAGATAACATCACCGAGAATCCATCTACCTCAACACATAAATTTCGAACTAGAGATGAACTTCCTAACATGCTGGTGAGGAGTCAGGAACAACTGAACCAGCAAACTAACACAAGCAACATTCAGCAAGTGGGTATTGGAGGGAGCATGGGGAGTACTGGTGCAGGCAACAATGGTGTGTCTCTGACGCTTGGTCTTCATCAAAATCACGGGATTGGGTTATCTGAGCCCTTTAGAATGAGTCAGCGTTTCGGTCTTGCCCTTCAACCGGAGGCAGTGTATGTTACAAGTGGTTTTGAATCACACAATCGACATTTCGGAAGAGATGTTATTGGAGGGCAACTGTTGCATGACTTTGTGGGCTGA
- the LOC130729260 gene encoding dynein light chain 1, cytoplasmic-like — protein sequence MLEGKGVVRETDMPEEMQNHVMEFAHQALDAHEVSDCQSISHFIKQKLDEAYGPAWNSVVGKDFGSCITYLSGSFIFFHVEMMEFLIFKDGKDFGERRVEAIGVQQKATNRDS from the exons ATGTTGGAAGGAAAAGGTGTGGTGCGAGAAACAGACATGCCAGAGGAGATGCAGAACCATGTTATGGAGTTTGCTCACCAAGCTCTCGATGCACATGAAGTTTCTGATTGTCAGTCTATTTCTCATTTCATCAAACAG AAACTTGATGAAGCATATGGACCAGCATGGAATTCCGTGGTTGGCAAAGACTTTGGATCTTGCATTACATATTTATCTGGAAGTTTCATATTCTTTCATGTTGAGATGATGGAATTTCTGATATTCAAAGATGGGAAGGACTTCGGAGAAAGAAGGGTAGAAGCTATTGGAGTGCAGCAGAAAGCTACAAACAGAGATTCATAA